Proteins encoded by one window of Lathyrus oleraceus cultivar Zhongwan6 chromosome 1, CAAS_Psat_ZW6_1.0, whole genome shotgun sequence:
- the LOC127092286 gene encoding uncharacterized protein LOC127092286, protein MAEQGPHPPPNDLCSICHGNFQIPCQANCSHWFCANCILLVWRHTSGIQPCKCPLCRRPITLLVPTNDINNDSPQILSEIQIYNRTFGQQSNAPIAQRILDLPFLLKRLFRDFVNPNNSLPLVIRARVFLSMILSVIYIFSPIDIIPEGILGVVGLLDDVLIALIFFLHVATLYRSVLYNRHGGS, encoded by the exons ATGGCAGAACAAGGTCCACATCCACCACCAAACGATCTATGTTCAATCTGCCATGGAAACTTCCAAATCCCATGTCAAGCAAATTGCTCCCACTGGTTTTGCGCTAACTGTATACTCCTTGTTTGGCGTCACACTTCCGGCATTCAACCGTGCAAATGTCCGCTCTGTCGTCGACCGATTACCCTCCTGGTTCCGACGAATGACATAAACAACGATTCGCCGCAAATTCTGTCGGAGATTCAGATTTATAACCGGACTTTTGGTCAGCAATCGAATGCTCCTATTGCTCAGAGAATCCTTGATCTTCCGTTTCTTTTGAAGAGGCTTTTTAGGGATTTTGTTAACCCTAATAATTCGCTTCCTCTTGTTATCAGAGCTAGGGTTTTCCTTTCG ATGATACTGAGTGTCATATACATCTTCAGCCCGATTGACATCATTCCAGAAG GAATATTGGGAGTGGTTGGTCTCTTGGACGATGTTCTAATTGCGCTAATCTTCTTCCTACATGTTGCTACCCTGTATAGATCAGTTCTTTACAACCGTCATGGAGGTTCATGA